The following nucleotide sequence is from Acidimicrobiales bacterium.
GGCATCGTGGCCGTCGGCCTGGTGGTGGCCGACGTGGCCACCTACACGTCGTTGCGCTCCTACCTCTTCTCGCAGGTGGACGAGCAGCTCCAGAGCGACGTGGACCCGGTGACGGCGTCGGCCATCTGCCAGGCCGAGCCGTTCTCGGGCCCGTTCTGCCGGCACACGCCCGGGGTGGTCCCCCCGCCCGGCCTGTGGGTGCAGGTGCGCGACCAGAGCGGGACCACCGTGGTGGGCACCGCCGGCTACCCGTTGTCGCCGCCGGGCCTGCCCAACCAGCTGCCGGGGTCGGGGGCCACCGGCACCTCGGTCCTGTTCGACGCCACCGGCTCGACGGACTCGGGCGTCAGCTACCGGGTGCTCGCCAAGTCGACGTCGATCGAGGGCATCCCCGTCACCGCCATCGTGGCCATCCCGCTGAACGACCTGCACCACACCCTGGGACGGCTGGTGCTCATCGAGCTGCTGGTGTCGGGCGCGGTGGTGGTCGGGCTCGGCGGACTGGCGTGGTGGATCGTGCGCCGGGGCCTGCGGCCCCTCGACGAGATGACGGCCACGGCCGGGGCCATCGCCGCCGGCGACCTCTCGCGGCGGGTCGACACCACCGACGAGCGCACCGAGGTCGGCCAGCTCGGCCAGGCGCTCAACACCATGCTGACGGGCATCGAGACGGCGTTCGCGGCCCAGGCCGCCTCGGAGGAGCGGCTGCGGCGGTTCCTCGCCGACGCCTCGCACGAGCTGCGCACCCCCCTGACGTCGATCCGCGGCTACTCCGAGCTGTTCGACCGCGGGGCGCGCGACCGTCCCGAGGACCTCGCCACCTCCATGCGCCACATCCGCGAGGAGGCCAACCGCATGAGCGTCCTCGTCGACGACCTGCTGCTCCTGGCCCGTCTCGACCGCCAGCGCCCCCTGGCCCTCGAGACCGTGGACCTGGCCGCCCTGGCCGGCGCGGCCGTGGACGCGGCGCGCACGGTGGCGCCCGACCGCACCCTCGGCCTGGCCGTGCCCGGGCCCGTCCCCGTGACCGGCGACGCCCACCGGCTCCGGCAGGTGGTCGACAACCTCCTCACCAACGCCGTGCAGCACACACCGGCGGGCTCCCCGGTGGAGGTCATGGTGGGCGTCGAGCCCACCATGGCGGTCCTGGAGGTCCGGGACCACGGGGCGGGCGTGCCCATGGAGGAGCAGACGCGCATCTTCGAGCCCTTCCACCGCGCCGACCCCACGCGGGCACGGGCCACGGGGGGCGTGGGCCTGGGCCTCACCATCGTGTCGGCCATCGCCCACGCCCACGGCGGCGCCGTCGGCGTGGTGTCGGGACGCGACGGCGGCGCGCCGGGCGCCACGTTCTGGGTGCGCATCCCCTTGGCGGCCGCCGCGCACGCGACGACGACGCCGGCTGATGCGGCCGCCGCGGCCGAGGAGCAGTCGCCTACGGCGATCGGGTGACCACGGCGCGCCATGCACGGGCACCGTCGGGGGAGATGACGATCACCATGCGGGCGTCGTCGACGGCGTCCACCCGCCAGCCGTCGCGGAAGCAGGCGCGGATCTCCTCCTCGGTGACGCGCCGCGGGCCCCACTCGCCGGGCTGTCGGTCGCTGAAGCACAGCACCAGGACCCGTCCACCGGGGGCGGTGACGGCGCGCAGACTGTCGACGTAGCGGGCACGCCGGTCGTCGTCGAAGACGTGGAACAGGCCGGAGTCGGCCACGGTGTCGAACTGCCCGCCGAGCGAGCCGAGGTCGAGGGCGTCCATCACCATGAAGCGCACGGACAGGCCCCGGTCGGCGGCCTTGGCGCGGGCGATGTCGATCGCCCGCGCCGACGAGTCCACGCCCGTCGCCTCCAACCCGAGCTCCGCCGCCAGCAGCGCGTGCTCGCCGGTGCCGCACCCCACGTCGAGCACGCGCCCGGTGAACATGCCGGCGTCGGCCAGCTCGGCGAGGGCGGGCTGGGGACGGCCGATCTCCCACGGCGGCGTGCCCTCGTAGACGGCGTCGAAGTCCGTGGGCCCGGCACCCTCGTGGGCCCGCACCACGGGCCCCGGGGCCGCCCGTCCTTCGTCGTCAGGGGCCACGGCGGTTGTCTACCACCGGGCCCGTGCCCGGCGCCGCGCCGCCGGGGTCACACCCGGGCCATGCCGGCGAAGCGGGTGT
It contains:
- a CDS encoding class I SAM-dependent methyltransferase yields the protein MAPDDEGRAAPGPVVRAHEGAGPTDFDAVYEGTPPWEIGRPQPALAELADAGMFTGRVLDVGCGTGEHALLAAELGLEATGVDSSARAIDIARAKAADRGLSVRFMVMDALDLGSLGGQFDTVADSGLFHVFDDDRRARYVDSLRAVTAPGGRVLVLCFSDRQPGEWGPRRVTEEEIRACFRDGWRVDAVDDARMVIVISPDGARAWRAVVTRSP
- a CDS encoding HAMP domain-containing sensor histidine kinase, with amino-acid sequence MTLRLRLLLVLVGIVAVGLVVADVATYTSLRSYLFSQVDEQLQSDVDPVTASAICQAEPFSGPFCRHTPGVVPPPGLWVQVRDQSGTTVVGTAGYPLSPPGLPNQLPGSGATGTSVLFDATGSTDSGVSYRVLAKSTSIEGIPVTAIVAIPLNDLHHTLGRLVLIELLVSGAVVVGLGGLAWWIVRRGLRPLDEMTATAGAIAAGDLSRRVDTTDERTEVGQLGQALNTMLTGIETAFAAQAASEERLRRFLADASHELRTPLTSIRGYSELFDRGARDRPEDLATSMRHIREEANRMSVLVDDLLLLARLDRQRPLALETVDLAALAGAAVDAARTVAPDRTLGLAVPGPVPVTGDAHRLRQVVDNLLTNAVQHTPAGSPVEVMVGVEPTMAVLEVRDHGAGVPMEEQTRIFEPFHRADPTRARATGGVGLGLTIVSAIAHAHGGAVGVVSGRDGGAPGATFWVRIPLAAAAHATTTPADAAAAAEEQSPTAIG